The following coding sequences lie in one Nitrospirota bacterium genomic window:
- the yidD gene encoding membrane protein insertion efficiency factor YidD produces MREIIKKALLYAIALYRMVLSPILPAGCRFTPTCSAYSKEAIEKYGALKGILLSIKRILKCHPFHSGGYDPIK; encoded by the coding sequence ATGAGAGAAATTATAAAAAAGGCACTGCTTTATGCCATTGCCTTATACAGGATGGTATTATCTCCAATTCTGCCTGCAGGGTGCAGGTTCACTCCGACATGTTCGGCATACTCAAAGGAGGCAATCGAAAAATACGGAGCCCTAAAAGGCATCCTCTTAAGCATAAAGCGGATTCTTAAGTGCCATCCGTTTCACTCAGGCGGATATGACCCGATAAAATAG
- the rpmH gene encoding 50S ribosomal protein L34 has translation MGTYTTYRPHKIKRKRTHGFLERMSTQGGRKTLNRRRAKGRKKLAV, from the coding sequence ATGGGAACATATACTACTTATCGGCCTCATAAGATAAAAAGGAAAAGGACTCATGGTTTCCTCGAGAGGATGAGCACACAGGGCGGAAGAAAGACTCTAAACAGAAGAAGGGCAAAGGGCCGAAAAAAGCTTGCAGTCTAA